One part of the Macrobrachium nipponense isolate FS-2020 chromosome 38, ASM1510439v2, whole genome shotgun sequence genome encodes these proteins:
- the LOC135209631 gene encoding uncharacterized protein LOC135209631, producing MLRFTYIIFLLLLVSAAVRITTCLDGGTPKTLQQMSVYEDTKALLRLGMAKRNSESYKELDFRPGKGDSRIPGVATAVGRFTMRSVPHKRETPNVKLPHQNSHRPLDFGGHVRSLRHSPPNPHFYNEIYSGPYKPVAPEGVDNSWYVGPDPSLKAQGKRNEENKEPEVANDDSQQDQEPVPEISTNIDAPTLHKAPVTFAPEVAHQEAEILADDLDDKLKELPPKLVHLYSRNPSLLLRAKPLRQAPKLFLCPGDIDGGSIDIETLTPGDGFRRPHDRHLFPPLLHKPRLCI from the exons ATGCTTCGGTTTACGTACATCATATTTCTTTT ATTGCTGGTGTCTGCAGCGGTACGTATCACTACATGCCTTGATGGTGGAACGCCCAAGACACTACAACAGATGTCGGTCTATGAGGATACAAAAGCTCTCTTGCGTCTGGGAATGGCCAAGAGGAACTCTGAAAGCTATAAGGAACTTGACTTTCGACCTGGAAAAGGCgattccagaattccaggagTTGCAACAGCAGTTGGAAGGTTCACGATGAGAAGCGTGCCACACAAACGAGAAACGCCGAATGTCAAGTTGCCTCACCAGAACTCCCATAGACCACTGGACTTTGGCGGACATGTGCGCTCACTTAGGCACTCTCCTCCCAATCCACATTTTTATAACGAGATTTATAGCGGTCCTTACAAGCCGGTAGCACCAGAGGGCGTTGACAACAGCTGGTACGTAGGCCCTGATCCGTCCCTGAAAGCCCAGGGTAAGAGaaatgaggaaaataaggaacCCGAGGTCGCAAATGACGATTCACAGCAGGACCAAGAACCAGTCCCTGAGATTAGTACTAACATCGACGCTCCAACTTTGCACAAAGCACCTGTCACTTTCGCGCCAGAAGTAGCTCATCAAGAGGCTGAAATATTAGCAGACGACCTCGACGACAAGCTCAAGGAACTCCCTCCCAAGCTTGTCCATTTGTATTCCAGGAACCCTTCATTGCTCCTGCGAGCAAAACCACTACGTCAAGCGCCAAAGCTTTTCCTTTGTCCTGGTG ATATAGACGGTGGATCCATCGACATTGAAACTCTCACTCCTGGCGATGGGTTCCGGCGCCCTCACGATCGTCATCTGTTCCCGCCACTTCTTCATAAGCCTCGTCTCTGCATATAG